GGGCGGGGGAAGCATATTTAACTTCGGAGCGACGCTCATTCACCCACAGGTCTTTGAAGGATGAAGGGTCTCGCTCCGATGTCCCGACCTCAACCAGCAAGCCAACCAGTAGCCGCATCATCCCATAGAGGAACCCATTGGCTTGCACTTCGATCTGAACGAATGGACCCTGGCGATCGCATTTGGCTTCCTGTACCTCTACCCAGGAATGCTGGCGCTGCGACCCAGCCCGGTGAAAGGCTGCCAAATGATGATGACCCACCAAAGGGTTCAGGGCTTCTTGAATCAAAGATTCATCCAGGGGTGCATAATAATAATGCCAAGAAAACGGGCGCACGAACAAGTTCGGTTGCTTGTCGGTATAGAGGATGTATCGATAACGACGGGAAACCGCCGAAAATCGAGCGTGCCACTGGGAGTCTACCGCCGCCGATGCCCGGATCAAAATATCGTTGGGGAGACGGCTATTGAGTAGCCCCGCCCATCGCTCCGGTGGAATCGGACTGCTGGCTTCAAAATGAGCCACTTGAGCGGCTGCATGAACCCCTGTATCCGTTCTTCCGGCAGCAATCACGCGAGTGGGTTGCTTGAGGACCCCGGCCAGTACGGTTTCGATTTCCTCCTGTACCGTCCTTTGGTTTGGTTGCCGTTGCCACCCATGAAAATGAGTGCCCAGGTATTGAATGACCAGGGCAATTCTTTGGGTCAGCATCGTAGGATTGGAGGATTTATAGGAAACATGAGGGTTTAGCGCGAAGATTTTAGAATTAAAAAGACTAAAACCTGGGCGTCTAAAAATCCTGAGATTCGCTTAGACTAGCTCGATAATTGCCATGTCGGCATTGTCTCCTCTGCGGGAAACCGTTCTCATGATTCGAGTGTAACCGCCTTGGCGATTTCCATATCTCTCTTGAGCTTTTTCAAACAGGGCATGAACGAGCTGTTTATCATACACATAACCCATCGCTTGACGACGAGCGGGTAAGGACCCATCTTTGGCTAAGGTAATCATCCGTTCAGCTTCGGAGCGAACGGCTTTAGCTCGAACTTTAGTGGTCGTGATGCGACCATGACGAAGTAGCTCTGTAGTCAGCGCTCTGAGCAAAGCTTTACGCTGATCGGCAGGCTTACCTAATAGGGGAACGCGACAACGGTGGCGCATAATCAAGTATCAACGATGTAAGTTGAACGATAAAGGATGAACTATAAATTATAAGCGCTTACCCTGACTTTAGGGAAGTCAAAAGTGTGAAGTGTAAAGGATGAAGTCAGAGGGTTTCAGACTTTACACTTAACACTTGACACTTGGCCGCTTAAGTGCTGGTTTTAGCTGACTTTTCTTGGGGCAAGGTAATCCCTAAGCGCTTTTGCAATGCTTCGATGACTTCTTCTGCCGACTTTTGACCGAAGTTTTTGATTTCTAAGAGATCTTCTTGACTGTAGTCGAGTAGATCAGCGACTGAGTTAATTTGCGCCCGTTTGAGACAGTTGTAAGCTCGCACGGAAAGTTGCAATTCTTCAATCGGAATTTGACTGGTCGGGTCGGCTTCGGTCGGCGATTCTTCGAGCATTGACTCGATCGTGATATCTTTGAGTGGAGAAAACAGATCCACTAGGATGCTGGCCGATTGACTCAACGCCTCTTGGGGCGAAATTGAGCCATTGGTCCAGATTTCCATGATCAATCGGTCTTTCTCCAAAGAGCCGCCTACCCGTGCATCTTCAACACTGTAGTTGACCTTGCGAACGGGCATAAATACAGCATCTATCAACAGAAAGTCTAAAGCCGCGTTTTCATCTCGACTCCGGTCCACTGCTCGATATCCTTTGCCCTTTTCCACCCGAAATTCCATTTCTAAGGTAGAACCCTCGGCAACGGTGGCTATATACTGGTTGGGATCCATCGACTCGACCTCTGAGGGTAAATCAAACCGACCTGCCGTTACCGTTGCAGGACCTTGAACCAGTAATCGTCCGATTTGCGGTTGCGGTGAGTAGCTTTTGAGGACGACTTCCTTCATGTTCAGTAAAATTTCCAGAACATCTTCTCGGACGCCATCAATTGTGGCAAACTCATGATTGACACCGGCAATTCGGACGGCGCTTACGGCTGTCCCTTCCAAGTTAGAAAGTAGCACTCTGCGCAGGGCATTCCCTACCGTTGTGCCTTGACCCCGTTCTAACGGTTCCAGTAAGAATTTGCCATACTGGGACTGGTCTCTTTCGGTGTTTGACTCTACACACTCAATCTGAAACTGCGCCACGGAGTGACCTCCCTTCTCCTCGATCCATCGAAGGCCAGTTTAGCCTCCCTCGTTTAATGCTGACTCGCTCCTCATTGACTGAGGATTTGACTATCACTCGGAGTGATGATTCAGGAGTTATTTGTTTTAAATCCCTCATCTCCACTCAATCCTGATGTCCGAATCTTGTTTGTCTGACTTCGTTTTTTCCAAGGCTAATTGAGCCAATGTTTAAACTCTACGGCGCTTGGGTGGACGGCAGCCATTGTGCGGAATGGGGGTAACGTCCCGAATCAAGGTGATTTCTAGGCCCGCACCTTGGAGGGCACG
This sequence is a window from Laspinema palackyanum D2c. Protein-coding genes within it:
- the truA gene encoding tRNA pseudouridine(38-40) synthase TruA, with the translated sequence MLTQRIALVIQYLGTHFHGWQRQPNQRTVQEEIETVLAGVLKQPTRVIAAGRTDTGVHAAAQVAHFEASSPIPPERWAGLLNSRLPNDILIRASAAVDSQWHARFSAVSRRYRYILYTDKQPNLFVRPFSWHYYYAPLDESLIQEALNPLVGHHHLAAFHRAGSQRQHSWVEVQEAKCDRQGPFVQIEVQANGFLYGMMRLLVGLLVEVGTSERDPSSFKDLWVNERRSEVKYASPAQGLCLLRVAYPESPFPPDIWWDTMPEFVLSPSVMKLP
- a CDS encoding DNA-directed RNA polymerase subunit alpha, yielding MAQFQIECVESNTERDQSQYGKFLLEPLERGQGTTVGNALRRVLLSNLEGTAVSAVRIAGVNHEFATIDGVREDVLEILLNMKEVVLKSYSPQPQIGRLLVQGPATVTAGRFDLPSEVESMDPNQYIATVAEGSTLEMEFRVEKGKGYRAVDRSRDENAALDFLLIDAVFMPVRKVNYSVEDARVGGSLEKDRLIMEIWTNGSISPQEALSQSASILVDLFSPLKDITIESMLEESPTEADPTSQIPIEELQLSVRAYNCLKRAQINSVADLLDYSQEDLLEIKNFGQKSAEEVIEALQKRLGITLPQEKSAKTST
- the rplQ gene encoding 50S ribosomal protein L17, which gives rise to MRHRCRVPLLGKPADQRKALLRALTTELLRHGRITTTKVRAKAVRSEAERMITLAKDGSLPARRQAMGYVYDKQLVHALFEKAQERYGNRQGGYTRIMRTVSRRGDNADMAIIELV